A genomic stretch from Malus domestica chromosome 15, GDT2T_hap1 includes:
- the LOC103401454 gene encoding beta-1,4-xylosyltransferase IRX14-like: MKLSALHQSYLTRRSNSFRGSAPLDSSSDGKSPPTLSWLLLHGLCCLVSLVLGFRFSRLVFFFLFSTSASNLYPAPFRSVADLTVRNLELPANPVQNLEFNLNRNATTASSSSRVIVGRHGIRIRPWPHPNPTETMKAHRIIETVQREQRRQFGVSNPKTVIAVTPTYARTFQALHLTGVMHSLMLVPYDVVWIVIEAGGVTKETASIVSKSGLRIIHEGFDQRMPNTWDGHHLLEARMRLRALRIVREQKLDGIVMFADDSNMHSMELFDELQNVKWFGAVSVGILAHSENTDESSESTVQKKEEGENLSMPIQGPACNSSNKLIGWHTFNTLPYEGKSANYIDDRAPVLPNKLEWAGFVLNSRLLWSEAEDKPEWVNDLDGIGGADELIVSPLFLLKDLSLVEPLGNCGRQVLLWWLRVEARFDSKFPPRWTINPPLEITVPSKRTPWPDAPPELPSNEKTETAVEEHTVKRPIKIRAPRTKRSSRSKRKHETKTIDMQASARHTEQD; encoded by the exons ATCTGACGGCAAGTCGCCGCCGACGCTGTCCTGGCTCCTACTCCATGGCCTCTGCTGCCTCGTCAGCCTCGTCCTCGGCTTCCGCTTCTCTCGcctcgtcttcttcttcctcttctccaCCTCCGCTTCCAATCTCTATCCGGCGCCGTTTCGGTCAGTTGCTGATCTCACCGTCAGAAATCTAGAGCTCCCCGCGAACCCGGTCCAGAATCTCGAGTTTAATCTCAACAGGAACGCCACCACCGCCAGCTCCAGCAGCCGGGTCATCGTCGGGCGGCATGGGATCCGAATCCGGCCGTGGCCGCACCCGAACCCGACCGAGACCATGAAGGCGCACCGCATAATTGAGACGGTTCAGAGGGAGCAGAGGAGGCAGTTCGGAGTCAGCAACCCCAAAACGGTCATCGCCGTCACGCCCACCTACGCTCGGACCTTCCAGGCGCTGCATTTGACTGGCGTTATGCACTCGCTGATGCTGGTGCCGTACGACGTCGTCTGGATCGTCATCGAGGCCGGCGGGGTCACCAAGGAGACGGCCTCGATTGTGTCCAAGTCGGGGCTCCGGATCATCCACGAGGGGTTTGATCAACGGATGCCTAATACTTGGGATGGCCACCACCTGCTGGAGGCTCGGATGCGGCTTCGTGCTTTGAG AATTGTGAGAGAGCAGAAGCTGGACGGGATAGTGATGTTTGCGGACGATAGTAATATGCACAGTATGGAGCTTTTTGATGAGTTGCAGAATGTGAAATGGTTTGGTGCTGTTTCGGTGGGAATACTTGCTCATTCAGAGAATACAGATGAATCGTCTGAGTCCACAGTtcagaaaaaggaagaaggggaGAACCTGTCAATGCCAATTCAAGGTCCTGCTTGTAACTCTTCCAATAAGTTGATTGGTTGGCACACCTTTAACACCTTGCCCTATGAGGGAAAGAGCGCAAATTACATTGATGATCGAGCACCTGTACTACCCAATAAGCTGGAATGGGCTGGGTTTGTATTGAATTCACGGTTGCTTTGGAGTGAAGCTGAAGATAAACCAGAGTGGGTTAATGATCTAGATGGTATTGGTGGGGCTGATGAGCTGATAGTGAGCCCTCTATTCTTGTTGAAGGACTTGTCTTTGGTTGAGCCACTTGGAAATTGTGGACGCCAAGTTTTGCTCTGGTGGCTCCGTGTTGAAGCTCGTTTTGATAGTAAATTTCCTCCCAG ATGGACTATCAACCCACCTTTGGAAATCACTGTACCATCAAAACGTACACCATGGCCTGATGCTCCACCTGAACTCCCATCTAATGAAAAAACAGAAACTGCAGTTGAAGAGCACACAGTGAAGCGTCCTATAAAAATCCGTGCACCCAGAACGAAGAGAAGTTCTCGAAGCAAGAGGAAGCACGAGACAAAAACGATTGACATGCAGGCTTCTGCAAGGCATACTGAACAGGACTGA